The sequence below is a genomic window from Streptomyces sudanensis.
GGTAGTTGGTGTCCCAGGTCTGGCCCTCCCAGGTCTGCGCCACGTCCCCGCCGGCGGCGTCCGCCCCGGCGGGGGACGGCTCCGCGAAGGCCCCCTCCGCGTGCGGCCGGCCCGGGTACGGCGACGGGTCGTGCGGGTCGTGCGGGTACTGCTGATCGCTGCTCATGCCGTGCGGCTCACCCTCCTGCGAACGGCGGGAGCACTTCTACCGTGCCGCCCTCCGCCAGCCGTACCGTCTCGTGCCCGCGCGTTCCCACGGGGGCGCCGTCCACCAGGAAGGAGCACCTCCGCAGCACCCGGGCCAGCTCCCCCGGATGCCGCTCGCGGGCGGCGTCCAGCGCCTCCGCGAGGGTCTCCGCGGCGTACGGCTCCTCGGCGGTGCCCGCGGCGGCCTTGGCCGCGGCCCAGTAGCGGATGGTTCCCGCTGCCATGAGAGGGCTCCTTTCGTCAGGCTCCATGATGGGCCACGCCCGGCGTCCCGGGGACGGGACCGGCCCGGCNNNCGNNCGCCCCCCGGCGCTCCGGGGCCGCGCCCCCGGACCCGTACCCCGGGAGCGCGCGCGGACGGTGCGGCACCCACACTGTGAGCAGGGCCTCCGTCCTCCCGGGCCCCGTGGGTTAGGGTGGCCGGCGGAGGATCCGGGCGACGCAGCCCCCGGGTCCTTCTGCGTTTCCGGCCGCCGTCACGGGCGGGCGGGCGAGGGCCCCGGCGGTACGGGGGCCGCCGCAGGACACCGGAGGAAGCAGTGCCGCAACGTCCTCGCAGGTACCGAGGAGGAGCCGACGCCATGGGCGAGCCGACCGCACGCGACGGGACGACGCCCGGCGGGACGACGGGCCCGGCGGGTGGGGCGCGATGAGTTCCCTGCTGCTGCTGACCAACGCCCTCCAGCCGTCGGCCGAGGTGCTCCCGGCGCTCGGGCTGCTGCTGCACGGCGTGCGGGTGGCCCCCGCCGAGGGGGCGGCCCTCGTCGACGTCCCCGGCGCCGACGCGGTCCTCGTCGACGGCCGGCGCGACCTGCCGCACGCGCGGTCGCTCTGCCGGCTGCTCCGCTCGACGGGCCTCGGCTGCCCGCTGCTGCTGGTGGTCACCGAGGGCGGGCTCGCGGCCGTCACCGCCGACTGGGGCGTCGACGACGTGCTGCTCGACACGGCGGGCCCGGCGGAGGTCGAGGCGCGGCTGCGGCTCGCGACGGGCCGCCGGCAGATCGCCGACGACTCCCCGATGGAGATCCGCAGCGGCGACCTGTCGGTCGACGAGGCGACGTACAGCGCGAAGCTGAAGGGCCGGGTGCTCGACCTCACCTTCAAGGAGTTCGAGCTGCTCAAGTACCTCGCCCAGCACCCGGGCCGGGTGTTCACGCGGGCGCAGCTCCTGCAGGAGGTGTGGGGGTACGACTACTTCGGCGGCACGCGCACGGTCGACGTCCACGTGCGGCGGCTGCGGGCCAAGTTCGGCCCGGAGCACGAGTCGCTGATCGGCACCGTGCGCAACGTCGGCTACCGGTTCGTGGTCCCCGAGAAGGCGGAGAAGGCGCGGACGGATCGGCCGGCCGGCGAGGCGCCGCCGGAAGCCCCCCGGACGGGTGACGGAAGGGGGCCGCGGGAGGGGGGTCCGCGACCCGCGCGGCGGTAGGTCACCCCGCGTAGACTGCCGCGCGTGGCCAAGGTGACGCGGGACGACGTGGCGCGACTGGCGGGTACTTCCACCGCGGTCGTGAGCTACGTCATCAACAACGGACCCCGGCCGGTCGCCCCGGCCACGCGCGAGCGTGTCCTCGCCGCCATCAAGGAGCTGGGCTACCGGCCCGACCGGGTGGCGCAGGCGATGGCGTCGCGGCGCACGGACCTCATAGGCATGATCGTCCCGGATGCGCGGCAGCCGTTCTTCGCCGAGATGGCGCACGCCGTGGAGAGGGCCGCCGCCGACCGCGGGAAGATGGTCCTCGTCGGCAACTCGGACTACCGCGACGAGCGCGAGATCCACTACCTGCGCGCGTTCCTCGGCATGCGGGTCGCCGGTCTGATCCTGGTGAGCCAGGGCATGAGCGAGCCCGCCGCCCAGGAGATCGAGGCGTGGGACGCGCGCGTGGTGCTGCTCCACGAGCGCCCGGAGGCCCTGGACGACGTGGCGGTCGTGACGGACGACACAGGCGGCGCGCAGCTCGCCACCCGTCACCTGCTGGAGCACGGCCACGCGTACGTGGCGTGCCTGGGCGGGATCGAGTCGACGCCGTCCGTCGGCGACCCGGTGGCCGACCATGTCGAGGGCTGGCGCCGCGCCATGCGGGAGGCGGGCCGTTCCGTGGAGGGGCGGCTCTACCGGGCCGCCTACGACCGGTACGACGCCTACGAGACCGCGTTGAAGATCCTGTCGGGCCCCGACCGGCCGCCCGCGATCTTCTGCGCCACGGACGACCAGGCGATCGGCGTGCTGCGCGCGGCGCGGGAGCTGCGGCTGGACGTGCCGGGGGACCTGGCGGTGGCCGGGTTCGACGACGTGAAGGAGGCCGCGCTGACGGACCCGCCGCTGACGACGGTCTCGTCGGACCGGCCGGCGATGGCCCGCGCGGCCGTGGACCTGGTCCTGGACGACGGGCCGAAGGTCCCCGGGGAGCGCCGGGAGCGCGTGAGGCAGTTCCCGTCGACGCTGGTGGTGCGCCGCAGCTGCGGCTGCGCCGGGGAGTAGCCGCCCCGCCGGCCCGTCGTCCCGAATGTCCGCCTCCGCACCGGGCACACGGGTTCCACCGCCCCCTCCGGGGCGTCTTCGGAACCTCTCACCTGCCGGAGCCGCGCGTGCACACGACGGACCACAGCGGCCGCGCCGACGGCCGCCGGGGGAACGACGAACCGCAGCCGTACGCCGGGGTCCGCGACCCGGCCCGCCCGCCGTCCGCGGGCGCGCCGCCGNGCCGCGCCCGGACCCGCCGCCACCGCNNNNTGTCGCCTCCNNNNNNNNNNNNNNNNNNNNNNNNNNNNNNNNNNNNNNNNNNNNGTACCGGCGGCCGCCCTCGCCGGNGGCGGGGCGGGCGCGCTCGCCCAGGGCCTCGCGGCCGCCGGTACGGCGCACGCCCCCGCGGGGGCCGCCGAAGCGGTCGTCTCGCGGTCGGGCGACGGCACGGTCGCCGGGGCGGCGCGGGCCGTCGCCCCCAGCATCGTGGAGATCCGGGCCGCCTCCGGCGCCGGGGAGTCCACCGGGTCCGGCGTGGTCATCACCGCGGACGGCGAGGTCGTCACCAACCACCACGTCGTCGCCGACGCCTCCGGGATCGAGGTCCGGCTCGGCGACGGCACCGCCCGTACGGCGGAGGTGGTCGGCACCGACCCCGCCAAGGACCTCGCGCTGATCCGCCTCCGCGGCGCCGAGGGCCTCAAGGCGGCGGCGCTCGGGGACTCCGACACGGTCCGGGTCGGTGACCAGGTCCTCGCGATCGGCTCGCCCGAGGGCCTCACCGGTACCGTGACCAGCGGCATCGTCTCCGCCCTCGACCGGGAGGTGACCGTCGCCGCGGACGGCGGCGGGCCGGCCGGGGAGCGGGACCGGCCGTCCGGCGGCACCTCCGCACCGGCGACGTACAAGGCGATCCAGACCGACGCCGCGCTCAACCCGGGGAACTCCGGCGGCGCCCTGGTCAACCTGCGGGGCGAGGTCATCGGCATCAACGCCGCGATGTACTCGCCGCAGACCGCCGACGACCCCGCGGGCGCCGGCAACGTCGGCCTCGGCTTCGCCATCCCGGTCGACACCCTCAAGGCCGACCTGGACGACCTCCGCGGCGACTGATCCGCGCACGCCGCCGGTGCGCGCGGCGGGAGGCCGCGACCGGGCGGCGGGAGGCCGCGACCGGGCGGCGGAAACGGGAAGGGGCGGCGGCCCGGTCCGGCCCGCCGCCCCCGCACGCCCGGCGTGCTTACCGGACGACCCTGATCCGGTCCGTCGCCGGCGGCGCCAGCGGGGCGTCCGCCGAGGAGTGCGCACCCAGGTAGGCGATGAAGACCTCCAGGTCGGAGGCGCCGACCAGCTTGTTCCGGCCCTGGCCGAGGACCGGGA
It includes:
- a CDS encoding LacI family DNA-binding transcriptional regulator — protein: MAKVTRDDVARLAGTSTAVVSYVINNGPRPVAPATRERVLAAIKELGYRPDRVAQAMASRRTDLIGMIVPDARQPFFAEMAHAVERAAADRGKMVLVGNSDYRDEREIHYLRAFLGMRVAGLILVSQGMSEPAAQEIEAWDARVVLLHERPEALDDVAVVTDDTGGAQLATRHLLEHGHAYVACLGGIESTPSVGDPVADHVEGWRRAMREAGRSVEGRLYRAAYDRYDAYETALKILSGPDRPPAIFCATDDQAIGVLRAARELRLDVPGDLAVAGFDDVKEAALTDPPLTTVSSDRPAMARAAVDLVLDDGPKVPGERRERVRQFPSTLVVRRSCGCAGE
- a CDS encoding MoaD/ThiS family protein → MAAGTIRYWAAAKAAAGTAEEPYAAETLAEALDAARERHPGELARVLRRCSFLVDGAPVGTRGHETVRLAEGGTVEVLPPFAGG
- a CDS encoding winged helix-turn-helix transcriptional regulator — translated: MSSLLLLTNALQPSAEVLPALGLLLHGVRVAPAEGAALVDVPGADAVLVDGRRDLPHARSLCRLLRSTGLGCPLLLVVTEGGLAAVTADWGVDDVLLDTAGPAEVEARLRLATGRRQIADDSPMEIRSGDLSVDEATYSAKLKGRVLDLTFKEFELLKYLAQHPGRVFTRAQLLQEVWGYDYFGGTRTVDVHVRRLRAKFGPEHESLIGTVRNVGYRFVVPEKAEKARTDRPAGEAPPEAPRTGDGRGPREGGPRPARR